A genome region from Streptomyces sp. S4.7 includes the following:
- a CDS encoding lysophospholipid acyltransferase family protein translates to MAELVYRPVVGAARTMFRALDLKIETQGSENIPRTGGAVLVSNHISYLDFIFTGLTALPQKRLVRFMAKDSVFRHKVSGPLMRGMKHIPVDRKQGESAYAHALDSLRSGEIVGVFPEATISQSFTLKSFKSGAARLAQEAGVPLIPMALWGTQRIWTKGRPRNFRRSHIPVTMRVGEPLDAPTDQYAGAITRRLRERVQELLEAAQRAYPVRPRDASDTWWVPAHLGGTAPTPAEVREAK, encoded by the coding sequence ATGGCAGAGCTCGTCTACCGGCCGGTCGTCGGCGCCGCCCGCACGATGTTCAGGGCGCTGGACCTCAAGATCGAGACTCAGGGCTCCGAGAACATCCCGCGTACCGGCGGTGCCGTGCTCGTCAGCAACCACATCAGCTATCTGGACTTCATCTTCACCGGACTCACCGCGCTCCCCCAGAAGCGCCTCGTGCGCTTCATGGCGAAGGACTCCGTCTTCCGCCACAAGGTCTCGGGGCCGCTGATGCGTGGCATGAAACACATCCCGGTGGACCGGAAACAGGGCGAGAGCGCCTACGCGCACGCGCTCGACTCGCTGCGCTCCGGCGAGATCGTCGGTGTGTTCCCCGAGGCGACCATCTCCCAGTCGTTCACGCTCAAGTCCTTCAAGTCGGGCGCCGCGCGCCTGGCGCAGGAGGCCGGTGTGCCGCTGATCCCGATGGCGCTGTGGGGCACCCAGCGGATCTGGACCAAGGGACGCCCGCGCAACTTCCGGCGCAGCCACATCCCCGTGACGATGCGGGTCGGCGAGCCGCTGGACGCCCCCACCGACCAGTACGCGGGGGCGATCACCCGGCGGCTGCGCGAGCGGGTGCAGGAGCTGCTCGAAGCCGCCCAGCGCGCCTATCCGGTACGGCCCAGGGACGCGAGCGACACCTGGTGGGTACCGGCGCACCTCGGCGGTACGGCTCCGACACCCGCCGAGGTCCGCGAGGCCAAGTGA
- a CDS encoding phenylalanine--tRNA ligase beta subunit-related protein, with product MTLTLTVSDEVHTLVPGFTPLAVEAHGLVNGPSNEASSALLDDAARRLAERLDGRAPHEDPHMVAWRAAYTAFGSKPSRTRNSAEALAKRALADGGLPRINLLVDLYNAISVAHLIPVGGEDIDSVVGAMRLVRATGDEPFHTAAGGEPAVEHPDAGEVVWRDDEGVTCRRWNWRQGVRTRLTEESVNAVFLLESLAPMTRAELDAAGTELAESLEKLSPGARITVHPAG from the coding sequence ATGACCCTGACTCTCACCGTGTCGGACGAGGTGCACACCCTCGTCCCCGGCTTCACCCCGCTCGCCGTCGAGGCCCACGGCCTGGTGAACGGCCCCAGCAACGAGGCGAGTTCGGCGCTGCTGGACGACGCCGCGCGCCGGCTCGCCGAGCGCCTCGACGGGCGCGCCCCGCACGAGGACCCGCACATGGTCGCCTGGCGCGCGGCGTACACGGCCTTCGGCAGCAAGCCGTCCCGTACCCGCAACTCCGCCGAGGCGCTGGCCAAGCGGGCGCTCGCCGACGGCGGTCTGCCCCGGATCAATCTCCTCGTCGACCTCTACAACGCCATCAGCGTGGCCCATCTGATCCCCGTCGGTGGTGAGGACATCGACAGCGTCGTGGGCGCGATGCGGCTCGTACGGGCCACCGGCGACGAACCGTTCCACACCGCCGCGGGCGGCGAGCCCGCCGTCGAACACCCGGACGCGGGCGAGGTGGTGTGGCGCGACGACGAGGGCGTCACCTGCCGGCGCTGGAACTGGCGCCAGGGTGTGCGTACCCGGCTCACCGAGGAGTCGGTGAACGCGGTCTTCCTGCTGGAGAGCCTGGCCCCCATGACCCGCGCGGAACTCGACGCCGCGGGCACCGAACTCGCCGAGTCGCTGGAGAAGTTGAGCCCCGGGGCCCGGATCACCGTCCACCCCGCGGGCTGA
- a CDS encoding low specificity L-threonine aldolase, whose product MRARTTAARAHHDPATRGFASDNYAGAHPEVLAALAVANGGHQIAYGEDEYTDHLQRVMHGHFGPTAKAFPVFNGTGANVVALQAMTDRWGAVICAESAHINVDEGGAPERVGGLKLLTVPTPDGKLTPELVDRQAWGFDDEHRAMPQVVSITQNTELGTVYTPDEIRALCEHAHGRGMKVHLDGARISNAAAFLDVPMRTFTNTVGVDVLSYGGTKNGAIFGEAVVVIDPDAVRAMKRLRKLSMQLSSKMRFVSVQLEALLAGDLWLRNARHSNAMAQRLADGVRTVDGVEILHPVQANAVFARLPHDVGVRLQSRFRFYFWDEAAGDVRWMCAFDTTEDDVDAFVQALKEEMAR is encoded by the coding sequence ATGAGGGCCCGTACGACGGCCGCGCGTGCGCACCACGACCCCGCAACGCGCGGCTTCGCCAGCGACAACTACGCCGGCGCCCACCCCGAGGTGCTGGCCGCGCTCGCCGTCGCCAACGGCGGCCACCAGATCGCGTACGGCGAGGACGAGTACACCGACCATCTCCAGCGCGTCATGCACGGCCACTTCGGCCCCACCGCCAAGGCGTTCCCCGTCTTCAACGGCACCGGGGCGAACGTCGTGGCGCTCCAGGCCATGACCGACCGCTGGGGTGCGGTCATCTGCGCCGAGTCCGCGCACATCAACGTGGACGAGGGCGGTGCGCCCGAGCGGGTCGGCGGGCTCAAACTGCTGACCGTGCCCACCCCGGACGGCAAACTCACCCCGGAGCTGGTCGACCGGCAGGCGTGGGGCTTCGACGACGAGCACCGCGCCATGCCGCAGGTCGTGTCGATCACCCAGAACACCGAACTGGGCACCGTCTACACGCCGGACGAGATCCGCGCGCTGTGCGAGCACGCCCACGGGCGGGGCATGAAGGTCCACCTCGACGGGGCGCGGATATCCAACGCCGCCGCCTTCCTCGACGTACCGATGCGCACCTTCACCAACACCGTCGGTGTGGACGTGCTGAGTTACGGCGGCACGAAGAACGGCGCGATCTTCGGCGAGGCCGTCGTCGTCATCGACCCGGACGCGGTGCGCGCGATGAAGCGGCTGCGCAAGCTGTCGATGCAGCTCAGCTCCAAGATGCGGTTCGTCTCCGTGCAGTTGGAGGCGCTGCTGGCGGGCGATCTGTGGCTGCGCAACGCCCGGCACAGCAACGCCATGGCGCAGCGGCTCGCCGACGGGGTGCGCACGGTCGACGGGGTGGAGATCCTGCACCCCGTCCAGGCCAACGCCGTCTTCGCCCGGCTGCCCCACGACGTGGGCGTACGCCTGCAGAGCCGATTCCGTTTCTACTTCTGGGACGAGGCGGCCGGCGACGTGCGCTGGATGTGCGCCTTCGACACCACCGAGGACGACGTCGACGCCTTCGTCCAGGCCCTCAAGGAAGAGATGGCCAGGTAA
- a CDS encoding SDR family NAD(P)-dependent oxidoreductase, which yields MSASNGTGALDGAVVAVAGAGGPAGRATLVRLAGAGATVVGADADAESLAEAVDAARRAHSGATVTGETVDLLDPAATRAWAARTEQDHGRGRGGVDGLVHLVGGWRGGKTFADTDLADWDLLEKLLIRTVQHTSLAFHDGLLRSDRGRYVLVSAAGASKPTAGNAAYAAAKAAAEAWTLALGDDFRKAGGDEGPRAAAAILVIKALVHDAMRAERPNAKFAGFTDAGELADAIAGVWDRPAGEVNGNRLWLTPES from the coding sequence ATGAGCGCAAGCAACGGGACGGGCGCGCTGGACGGCGCCGTCGTGGCGGTCGCCGGAGCGGGCGGACCCGCCGGGCGCGCCACCCTGGTGCGCCTGGCCGGAGCGGGCGCGACCGTCGTCGGCGCCGACGCGGACGCGGAGAGCCTCGCGGAGGCCGTCGACGCCGCCCGCCGCGCGCACAGCGGCGCCACCGTCACCGGCGAGACCGTCGACCTCCTCGATCCGGCTGCCACCCGCGCGTGGGCGGCCAGGACCGAGCAGGACCACGGAAGGGGCCGGGGCGGGGTCGATGGGCTGGTCCACCTCGTCGGCGGCTGGCGCGGCGGCAAGACCTTCGCCGACACCGACCTCGCCGACTGGGACCTGCTGGAGAAGCTGCTGATCCGCACCGTCCAGCACACCTCGCTCGCCTTCCACGACGGGCTGCTGCGCAGCGACCGCGGTCGCTACGTACTGGTCAGCGCCGCCGGCGCGAGCAAACCCACGGCGGGCAACGCCGCCTACGCGGCGGCCAAGGCGGCCGCCGAGGCGTGGACGCTGGCGCTGGGGGACGACTTCCGCAAGGCCGGGGGCGACGAAGGACCGCGCGCGGCGGCTGCGATCCTGGTCATCAAGGCACTGGTGCACGACGCGATGCGCGCCGAGCGCCCCAATGCGAAGTTCGCGGGCTTCACGGACGCCGGAGAGCTGGCCGACGCCATCGCCGGGGTCTGGGACCGGCCCGCCGGTGAAGTGAACGGAAACCGCCTGTGGCTGACCCCCGAGTCATGA
- a CDS encoding DUF6421 family protein, with amino-acid sequence MTEILVQDRTARHTADDERVVEHPAWTELKNAVEEIRPWQSKDGSIDLDAEQAPARAVVDVTLDRVIAAVEQLSPLLPHDADYHRALVSDLRKWADGAFGVPDFLDSLLAFQPAADRVDRLQHLVVFPMYTQNGNPDRNLEAVVLRMVWPEWLSELERTRYDNPLFCGITFEDFTAGYDTNSAVLFPETIAVRQAPERFSWGGIFCDREAARFRRVTEAAVGILGVELPEDIREMVGDQDRCQQAFVLWDMIHDRTHSHGDLPFDPFMIKQRQPFWMYGLEELRCDLTAFREAVKLQADGVTQGRDVQYAVLFDRMFRFPVTGARERNYDGLGGQLLFSYLHKHDVVRWTDNTLRIDWDRAPHVTQRLLDEIETLYRAGIDRPKLVHWFAAYDLVSTYLAPHPGSTWAKGPDALNLDLPPRKLVDDVLPDEFPLSMFYEALAKKLKTVIASTKGITAAGAEQRAA; translated from the coding sequence ATGACGGAAATTCTTGTGCAGGACCGGACCGCACGGCATACGGCCGACGACGAGCGGGTGGTCGAGCACCCCGCCTGGACCGAGCTCAAGAACGCCGTCGAGGAGATCCGCCCTTGGCAGTCCAAGGACGGCTCCATAGACCTCGACGCGGAACAGGCGCCCGCGCGCGCCGTCGTCGATGTCACGCTCGACCGAGTGATCGCCGCCGTCGAGCAGCTCTCACCCCTGCTGCCGCACGACGCCGACTACCACCGGGCGCTCGTCTCGGACCTCCGCAAGTGGGCCGACGGCGCCTTCGGCGTACCCGACTTCCTGGACTCGCTGCTGGCCTTCCAGCCGGCGGCCGACCGCGTGGACCGGCTCCAGCACCTGGTCGTCTTCCCCATGTACACGCAGAACGGCAACCCGGACCGCAACCTCGAAGCGGTCGTCCTGCGCATGGTCTGGCCCGAGTGGCTCTCCGAACTGGAGCGCACCCGCTACGACAACCCCCTCTTCTGCGGCATCACCTTCGAGGACTTCACCGCCGGGTACGACACCAACTCCGCGGTCCTCTTCCCCGAGACGATCGCCGTCCGGCAGGCCCCCGAACGGTTCAGCTGGGGCGGTATCTTCTGCGACCGCGAGGCGGCCCGCTTCCGCCGCGTCACCGAGGCCGCCGTCGGCATTCTCGGGGTGGAACTCCCCGAGGACATCCGCGAGATGGTCGGCGACCAGGACCGGTGCCAGCAGGCGTTCGTGCTCTGGGACATGATCCACGACCGCACCCACAGCCACGGCGACCTCCCGTTCGACCCCTTCATGATCAAGCAGCGCCAGCCGTTCTGGATGTACGGCCTGGAGGAGCTGCGCTGCGACCTCACCGCCTTCCGGGAGGCCGTGAAACTCCAGGCCGACGGCGTCACGCAGGGCCGCGACGTGCAGTACGCGGTGCTCTTCGACCGGATGTTCCGCTTCCCCGTCACCGGCGCCCGCGAGCGCAACTACGACGGCCTCGGCGGCCAGCTGCTCTTCTCCTACCTCCACAAGCACGACGTGGTGCGCTGGACCGACAACACCCTGCGCATCGACTGGGACAGGGCCCCGCACGTCACCCAGCGGCTCCTGGACGAGATCGAGACGCTCTACCGGGCCGGTATCGACCGCCCGAAGCTGGTCCACTGGTTCGCCGCCTACGACCTCGTCTCCACCTATCTGGCCCCGCACCCCGGATCGACCTGGGCCAAGGGCCCGGACGCCCTCAACCTGGATCTGCCCCCGCGCAAGCTGGTGGACGACGTGCTTCCCGACGAGTTTCCGCTCAGCATGTTCTACGAGGCACTGGCCAAGAAGCTCAAGACCGTGATCGCCTCGACCAAGGGCATCACGGCGGCCGGTGCCGAGCAGCGAGCCGCGTGA